Proteins found in one Zea mays cultivar B73 chromosome 1, Zm-B73-REFERENCE-NAM-5.0, whole genome shotgun sequence genomic segment:
- the LOC109943712 gene encoding binding partner of ACD11 1 — translation MAVIITPANDYELPASVLAALEPKDTKPSALQKAEDIIGTMLAKGFILGRDTLDKAKALDEKHQLTSTATARVSSFDKRIGLSEKISVGTSVVNDKVKEMDQKYQVSEKTKSVLVAAEQSVLTAGSAIMKNMYVLTGAAWVTGAFSKVTSAANDVGAKAKEKIAVEQEDKNAEGGPGQANILEIPAAHRELDSEFANIHVSETSEDVPMSSMTVPLLQMRSPARTVHQLKFLKSQKLCRD, via the exons ATGGCTGTAATCATCACACCAGCCAATGATTATGAGCTACCAGCTTCTGTTTTAGCTGCTCTTGAG CCTAAAGACACAAAACCTTCTGCCCTTCAAAAGGCCGAGGACATTATTGGGACCATGCTAGCAAAGGGATTTATCCTCGGTAGAGATACACTGGACAAAGCAAAAGCTTTGGACGAAAAGCACCAGCTCACGTCAACTGCCACAGCTAGAGTGTCCTCCTTTGACAAGAGAATAGGCCTAAGTGAGAAGATCAGTGTTGGCACTTCAGTtgtaaatgataaagtgaaggaaATGGATCAGAAATACCAAGTCTCTGAGAAGACAAAGTCAGTGCTGGTAGCTGCTGAACAGAGTGTCTTGACCGCTGGATCTGCTATCATGAAGAACATGTATGTTCTCACCGGAGCAGCATGGGTAACCGGTGCTTTCAGCAAGGTCACCAGTGCTGCCAATGATGTTGGTGCAAAGGCTAAGGAGAAAATAGCAGTCGAGCAGGAGGACAAGAATGCCGAGGGTGGGCCTGGACAAGCAAACATCTTAGAGATCCCTGCAGCACACAGGGAGTTGGACAGCGAATTCGCAAACATTCATGTCTCTGAAACCTCTGAAGATGTTCCCATGTCTTCCATGACTGTCCCGCTGTTACAGATGAGGAGCCCAGCACGGACAGTCCACCAACTGAAGTTTCTAAAAAGCCAGAAGCTGTGCAGGGATTAA